Genomic DNA from Paenibacillus donghaensis:
TTACGCAGCGCCTGGGAAGCTGGGCACCATAGTCCATGTGGCCGTGGGGAAGCAATACCTTGGCCACCTGGTAATTGCCGATGAGGTGAAGGAGGATTCACAGCGGACCATCCAGTCCCTGAAGGCGATTGGCATCCGCAAGACAGTTATGCTGACAGGAGATGCCACTTCCGTAGGCGAGGATGTCGGCAAGCAGCTGGGGATCGATGAAGTGTTTGGCGACTTGCTGCCGCAGCATAAGGTCGAGGCGATTGAACGTCTGGAAGCTGAGAAGCAGCCGCGTGAGAAGATTGTATTTGTCGGCGACGGCATCAATGACACTCCGGTGCTGGCGAGAGCCGACGTCGGGATTGCCATGGGCGGACTGGGATCAGACGCTGCTATTGAAGCGGCCGATATCGTCATTATGACCGATGAGCCGTCGAAGATTGCCACGGCGATCGGGATTGCCAAGCGCACACGCAGGATTGTCTGGCAGAATATTCTGTTTGCGCTGGGTGTGAAGGCTATCTTCCTGCTGTTGGGCGCGTTCGGAATTGCGACCATGTGGGAAGCGGTATTCTCTGATGTGGGGGTAACCGTCCTGGCGGTGCTGAACAGCATCCGCGCCTTAAAGGTTCCGGGCCAGGCATAAATGCCTCTGAATCCGCGCGGCAGCAGGCAAGTGGTTATAGTCCAGCACACAAAAAACCAGCAAGTTCCGTCAACCGGAGGCTTGCTGGTTTTTGATATGGGTTGGTCTATTACCGATTATTCCGTTATTCGTTCCGCCAGTTGCAGTCTGTCGATCCCGGCACGGATGATGCTGCAGGACGCATTAAACTTCTCCGCTTCCTCGCTGCTCAGGTTCAGCTCCAGCAGCTCCTTGATTCCATCTCTGCCGATGATGGCGGGCACGCCTGCGCATACTCCGTCCAGCCCGTATTCGCCCTCCAGGATCGCAGAGACGGCGATAATCTTGTGCTCGTCATTGAGGATGGCGCGGGTAATGTACGCCAGGGCGCTGCCAATGCCGAAATGCGTTGAGCCCTTGCGTGTGAATATCTCCCATCCGGCATCCTTGGTCTTGCGGGCAATATCCTCCAGATCCAGCTGGCTGAAGCGCTCACGGTGCTGCTCCATAATCTGCAGGATCGGCTTGCCGCCGATGGTTACATGCGACCAGGCCACGAACTGGGACTCGCCATGCTCGCCGAGGGCATAGCCGTTTACGCTGCGCGGATCGATGGAGAACACATCCGACAGCAGCGTCTTAAGACGCGAGGAGTCAATGGAGGTACCCGTACCGATCACGCGGTGCCGGGGCAGCCCGGATATTTTCCAAACCATATAAGTGACAATATCCACCGGATTCGCGGCAATGACGAAGATTCCGTCGAACCCACTGGCCATAATATTGGTGACAATCTCTTGAGTAATCACCGCGGCATCATCCAGCACATCCAGACGGGTCTGCCCCGGTTTCGGATTGGCTCCGGCAGTCAGAACAATGACGTCCATTCCGGCGCAGTCATTGAATGTTCCCGCGTATACTTTGGTGCGTGATCCAGTGAAGTCCATACAGTGGGAAAGATCAAGCGCCTGAGCCATCGCCCGGTCATAAGTGCGGTCAATCATCATAATCTCATCGCATATCGCCTGGTTAACCATGGAATAAGCGCAGCTGGAACCAACCATACCGGAGCCTACGATTGCCACTTTTCTCGATTTACTTTTCAATTGCCTTATCC
This window encodes:
- a CDS encoding L-lactate dehydrogenase; translation: MKSKSRKVAIVGSGMVGSSCAYSMVNQAICDEIMMIDRTYDRAMAQALDLSHCMDFTGSRTKVYAGTFNDCAGMDVIVLTAGANPKPGQTRLDVLDDAAVITQEIVTNIMASGFDGIFVIAANPVDIVTYMVWKISGLPRHRVIGTGTSIDSSRLKTLLSDVFSIDPRSVNGYALGEHGESQFVAWSHVTIGGKPILQIMEQHRERFSQLDLEDIARKTKDAGWEIFTRKGSTHFGIGSALAYITRAILNDEHKIIAVSAILEGEYGLDGVCAGVPAIIGRDGIKELLELNLSSEEAEKFNASCSIIRAGIDRLQLAERITE